A stretch of Synechococcus sp. MIT S9220 DNA encodes these proteins:
- the galE gene encoding UDP-glucose 4-epimerase GalE, translating to MARLLITGGAGFIGSHTCVVLLQAGHDLLVLDDFSNSTPLALERVSLLARLDAQSSQARLQVRQGDIRDPAGLEDLFSSAASADAAVDAVIHFAGLKAVGESVREPLRYWDVNLTGSRCLLAAMNAHDCRTLVFSSSATLYGYPECVPIPEEAPIQPINPYGHSKAAVEQLLHDLAASAPNEWRIACLRYFNPVGAHPSGEIGEDPLGTPNNLFPFVSQVAVGRRKSLKVFGGDWPTSDGTGVRDYIHVMDLAEGHLAALNYLLSEPAQLLTLNLGSGQGASVLEVVHAFERASGRKVPYEMVARRDGDAPITVADPSLALQQLGWQTQRSLDDICRDGWAWQSANPAGYDDPP from the coding sequence ATGGCACGGCTGCTAATCACAGGCGGGGCTGGATTCATTGGTAGTCACACATGTGTCGTGCTTTTGCAGGCAGGTCACGACTTGCTGGTGCTCGACGACTTCAGCAACAGCACCCCACTCGCCCTGGAACGGGTGTCTCTACTCGCCCGGCTTGATGCCCAGTCATCACAAGCCCGCCTGCAAGTTCGACAAGGAGACATTCGCGATCCGGCCGGCCTTGAAGATCTGTTCTCCAGCGCAGCTTCAGCGGACGCTGCGGTTGACGCAGTAATACATTTTGCCGGGCTGAAAGCCGTCGGAGAATCGGTGCGAGAACCTCTGCGCTACTGGGACGTAAACCTGACAGGCAGCCGGTGTCTGCTAGCTGCCATGAACGCCCATGACTGCCGCACCTTGGTGTTCAGCAGTAGCGCCACGCTCTATGGCTACCCGGAATGCGTACCAATCCCGGAGGAAGCGCCTATTCAGCCGATCAACCCCTATGGCCACTCCAAGGCAGCGGTTGAACAGCTCCTGCATGATCTAGCCGCAAGCGCTCCGAATGAATGGCGCATTGCATGCCTGCGTTACTTCAATCCCGTGGGAGCACACCCAAGTGGAGAAATTGGAGAAGATCCGCTGGGCACCCCGAACAACCTCTTCCCCTTTGTAAGTCAGGTGGCCGTGGGCAGGCGAAAATCTCTAAAGGTATTTGGAGGCGACTGGCCAACCAGCGATGGCACGGGTGTTCGTGATTACATCCACGTCATGGATTTAGCGGAGGGCCACCTGGCTGCCCTGAACTATTTGCTTTCTGAACCGGCTCAGCTTCTCACCCTCAATCTGGGCAGTGGCCAGGGAGCTTCGGTACTGGAGGTAGTGCATGCCTTTGAACGCGCCAGTGGCAGAAAAGTTCCTTACGAGATGGTGGCCCGCCGCGATGGGGATGCACCCATCACGGTTGCCGATCCCTCACTGGCCCTTCAACAGCTCGGCTGGCAAACGCAACGCAGCCTCGACGACATCTGTCGCGACGGCTGGGCCTGGCAATCGGCCAATCCAGCTGGCTACGACGACCCCCCATGA
- the hisS gene encoding histidine--tRNA ligase yields the protein MSQLQSLRGMVDLLPAQTQRWQAVEAVVREHFQRASLAEIRTPLLEVTELFARGIGEATDVVGKEMYTFADRGDRSCTLRPEGTASVVRSAIEHGLLSQGAQKLWYAGPMFRYERPQAGRQRQFHQIGVECLGVSSARSDVEVIALAWDLLRDLGVSGLELQINSLGTLEDRQLYRKQLVTWLEARIDQLDVDSQQRLTTNPLRILDSKNPSTQSLLLDAPTLLEALSEDSAQRFESVQVLLNKLAIPFKLNPRLVRGLDYYGHTAFEITSDQLGAQATVCGGGRYDGLVQQLGGPPTPAVGWALGMERLMLTLEAAAEADLEGAAAKLTAERVPDIYLVNRGENAEVVAIALARQLRVAGLTVELDGSGAAFGKQFKRADRSGAAWAAVIGDEEAEAGQLRLKPLLADAEERQVSLDDPSAVVAVLQTTT from the coding sequence GTGAGCCAGCTGCAAAGTCTTCGAGGGATGGTCGATTTGCTGCCGGCCCAGACCCAGCGTTGGCAGGCTGTTGAGGCTGTGGTTCGTGAACATTTCCAGCGTGCCAGTTTGGCCGAGATCCGCACGCCGCTGCTGGAAGTCACTGAGCTCTTCGCCCGCGGCATCGGGGAAGCCACCGATGTTGTGGGCAAGGAGATGTATACCTTTGCTGATCGCGGGGATCGTTCCTGCACTCTGCGGCCTGAGGGCACTGCCTCGGTTGTTCGCTCGGCTATTGAACATGGCTTACTGAGCCAGGGGGCCCAGAAGCTCTGGTATGCAGGGCCAATGTTTCGCTACGAGCGTCCCCAGGCGGGTCGTCAGCGTCAGTTTCATCAGATCGGCGTTGAATGCCTTGGCGTAAGTAGCGCTCGCAGTGATGTGGAGGTGATCGCTTTGGCCTGGGATCTGCTTCGCGATTTGGGTGTGTCGGGTCTGGAACTACAGATCAACAGCCTTGGCACTCTTGAAGATCGTCAGCTCTACCGCAAGCAGCTTGTTACTTGGCTGGAGGCGCGAATTGATCAGTTGGATGTCGATTCTCAGCAGCGACTGACGACGAATCCCCTGCGCATCCTCGACAGTAAGAACCCATCAACCCAGTCTTTGCTTCTAGATGCACCCACATTGCTGGAGGCTCTCAGCGAGGACAGTGCTCAGCGTTTTGAGTCTGTGCAGGTTTTGCTGAACAAGTTGGCCATTCCTTTCAAGCTCAATCCTCGGCTTGTGCGTGGTCTCGATTACTACGGGCACACCGCTTTCGAGATCACCAGCGATCAGCTTGGAGCTCAGGCAACAGTGTGTGGAGGCGGTCGCTACGACGGTTTGGTGCAGCAGCTTGGTGGCCCTCCCACTCCTGCGGTTGGTTGGGCTCTTGGGATGGAAAGGTTGATGCTCACTCTTGAAGCTGCGGCAGAGGCGGATCTGGAGGGGGCTGCTGCCAAGCTCACCGCTGAACGAGTTCCCGACATCTACCTCGTGAATCGCGGCGAGAATGCCGAGGTCGTAGCCATCGCTTTGGCAAGGCAGCTACGAGTTGCCGGCTTGACCGTTGAGCTTGATGGTTCCGGTGCTGCCTTTGGGAAACAGTTCAAGCGGGCTGATCGCAGCGGTGCTGCCTGGGCTGCAGTGATCGGTGATGAGGAAGCCGAAGCAGGTCAACTTCGTCTAAAGCCCTTGTTGGCAGATGCTGAAGAGCGTCAAGTTTCTCTGGATGATCCCTCTGCAGTGGTGGCTGTCCTCCAGACCACCACTTAG
- the selD gene encoding selenide, water dikinase SelD: MSCLVLAGGGHSHALVLRSWAMQPSKRPSELITLVSRTSTALYSGMVPGLIAGIYQRDQVAIDLRDLANQAGVALVVAEITGLELQDHQLQLDQRPALPFEHLSLNLGAETPTNPVLNLERVVPIKPLEPALAFLANQDQQMSKLAVANSPFQVVGSGLAAVETVLALRQRWPRRPLVLRIRPKHLKPALINSLQKASIQVLETSELDQKEKFKTTPGLLCTGSRAPHWLTSSGLPCCPSSGRIRTEMNLQVIGQPNLFAAGDCAVIDAQPRSPSGVWAVRAATPLARNLEAACNGQPLRNWRPQRQALQLLGGFNKGQPTAWALRGPWLIGPHPLLWLWKAAIDKQFMAMFRRKRSMDRTEAMACRGCAAKLPAGPLERALQKAGIASLGTDPEDSSVLPLNTAEGTAPVLQSVDGFPALVSDPWLNGRLTALHACSDLWACGARVVAAQAVVTLPQVSESTQETLLAQSLAGICSALDPQGAKLIGGHTLEARGGLAQPPPNLAIQVTLSVSGQAVDTFWPKAGVQAGDRLLLSRPLGTGVLFAAAMTGAAPTSALDTALKQMATSQHSLLEELLLLEAEHTGAIHAATDITGFGLLGHLGEMLRNSALRVVLKSHAIPSIKGTLPLLEKGYTSSLAPANRRAWSLLDSNSLDLQLNEINPGSKEHLAMLELLVDPQTCGPLLISVDKKIAEKLVCKAQSQWTEIGNVQRRQA, translated from the coding sequence ATGAGTTGTCTTGTCCTGGCCGGTGGCGGGCATAGCCATGCGCTGGTCTTACGCAGCTGGGCCATGCAACCCAGTAAGCGGCCTAGCGAGCTGATCACGCTGGTGAGCCGAACCAGCACCGCCCTTTATTCCGGGATGGTGCCTGGCCTAATCGCAGGTATCTATCAACGCGACCAGGTGGCTATCGATCTACGCGACCTAGCTAATCAAGCCGGCGTTGCGCTGGTAGTTGCCGAGATCACTGGTCTGGAACTTCAGGACCACCAGCTGCAACTGGATCAGCGGCCAGCACTGCCTTTCGAACACCTCAGCCTCAACCTGGGTGCCGAGACTCCAACCAACCCAGTACTCAACCTTGAACGGGTGGTACCAATCAAACCGCTGGAGCCAGCACTGGCCTTTCTGGCCAACCAGGATCAACAGATGAGCAAATTAGCTGTTGCAAACTCGCCTTTTCAGGTGGTGGGCAGTGGCCTGGCTGCTGTGGAGACGGTCTTAGCTCTCAGACAGCGCTGGCCAAGGCGACCTCTGGTGCTGCGGATCCGCCCGAAGCATCTAAAACCAGCCCTGATCAACTCTCTACAAAAAGCATCCATCCAGGTTCTTGAAACAAGCGAGCTGGATCAAAAAGAAAAGTTCAAGACAACGCCGGGACTTTTGTGTACTGGAAGTCGAGCACCCCATTGGCTGACCTCCAGTGGCCTGCCTTGCTGCCCAAGTAGCGGCAGGATCCGCACCGAGATGAACTTGCAGGTGATCGGACAGCCCAATCTCTTCGCCGCAGGCGACTGCGCTGTGATCGATGCACAACCCCGTTCCCCATCAGGAGTTTGGGCCGTACGGGCCGCCACACCATTGGCCCGAAACCTGGAAGCCGCTTGCAATGGTCAGCCTTTACGAAACTGGCGACCCCAGCGACAGGCACTGCAACTACTAGGCGGTTTCAACAAAGGGCAACCCACAGCCTGGGCACTGCGAGGACCATGGTTGATCGGTCCCCACCCCTTGTTGTGGCTTTGGAAAGCGGCCATTGATAAGCAGTTCATGGCCATGTTTCGGCGCAAAAGATCCATGGACAGAACTGAAGCAATGGCCTGCCGGGGCTGCGCAGCCAAGCTTCCAGCTGGGCCCCTGGAGCGTGCTCTGCAGAAGGCCGGCATCGCCTCTCTGGGAACAGATCCAGAAGATTCCTCAGTGCTGCCGTTGAATACCGCCGAGGGCACAGCTCCAGTGCTGCAAAGCGTGGATGGCTTTCCAGCCCTCGTCAGTGACCCCTGGCTGAACGGACGGCTCACGGCTCTACATGCCTGCTCGGACCTTTGGGCTTGCGGAGCTCGTGTGGTTGCTGCCCAGGCCGTGGTTACGCTTCCCCAGGTCAGTGAATCAACCCAAGAGACCCTGCTAGCCCAGAGCCTGGCGGGCATCTGCTCCGCCCTTGATCCCCAGGGCGCCAAGTTGATTGGCGGTCATACTTTGGAGGCACGCGGTGGTCTCGCCCAACCACCGCCAAACCTGGCAATACAGGTGACATTGAGCGTCAGCGGGCAAGCCGTTGACACGTTCTGGCCAAAGGCAGGAGTTCAGGCAGGTGACCGACTGCTGCTTAGTCGTCCTCTAGGAACAGGAGTGCTGTTTGCCGCGGCCATGACCGGTGCGGCCCCAACCTCAGCTCTGGATACCGCCCTTAAGCAGATGGCCACAAGTCAGCACTCGTTGCTGGAGGAACTTCTACTTCTTGAAGCCGAACATACAGGCGCCATCCATGCGGCAACGGACATCACCGGCTTCGGGCTGCTGGGTCATTTGGGCGAAATGTTACGCAATTCAGCCCTGAGAGTGGTACTAAAAAGCCACGCGATCCCCTCAATCAAGGGAACTCTCCCGCTATTGGAAAAGGGCTATACCAGCAGCCTCGCCCCCGCAAACCGACGGGCATGGAGCTTGCTGGATAGCAACTCATTGGATTTACAGCTGAACGAAATCAATCCTGGCAGCAAGGAGCATCTAGCTATGCTTGAGCTACTGGTAGATCCGCAAACATGTGGCCCTCTGCTTATTAGCGTCGACAAGAAAATAGCAGAAAAACTTGTTTGCAAAGCTCAAAGCCAATGGACTGAAATTGGAAATGTCCAGAGACGCCAAGCCTAA